The following proteins are co-located in the Candidatus Deferrimicrobiaceae bacterium genome:
- the eno gene encoding phosphopyruvate hydratase, translating into MTMIIDVHGRQVLDSRGNPTVEVEVLLESGAEGRAIVPSGASTGTREAVELRDGDPKQYMGKGVLKAVRNVNKTIAPKLLGMDAVEQVAIDEMMIDLDGTANKGKLGANAILAVSMAVARAASDACGLPLYRYLGGVGGRTLPVPMMNILNGGAHADNNVDIQEFMVMPYGAKSFSDALRMGVETFHNLKKVLKGRGLNTNVGDEGGFAPSLKSNEEAIEVILEAITAAGYKPGKEIGIALDCAASEFGTKGKYVFKKSGGAKKDAEGMIKFYESLVRQYPIVSIEDGFGEDDWKGWKMFKDALGKKIQIVGDDIFVTNPSILKKGIEADVANSILIKLNQVGTVTETIDAVEMAKRAGWTAVVSHRSGESEDSTIADLVVGLSTGQIKTGSASRTDRIAKYNQLLRIEEELGATARFDGREVFYNL; encoded by the coding sequence ATGACGATGATTATCGATGTCCACGGGCGCCAGGTGCTCGACTCGCGGGGAAACCCCACGGTCGAGGTCGAGGTGCTGCTCGAGTCCGGCGCCGAAGGGCGCGCGATCGTTCCGTCCGGCGCCTCGACCGGCACGCGCGAGGCAGTCGAGCTGCGCGACGGCGACCCGAAGCAGTACATGGGCAAGGGCGTGCTCAAGGCGGTGCGCAACGTCAACAAGACGATCGCCCCGAAGCTGCTCGGGATGGATGCCGTCGAGCAGGTCGCGATCGACGAGATGATGATCGACCTCGACGGCACCGCCAACAAGGGCAAGCTGGGCGCCAACGCGATCCTGGCGGTCTCGATGGCCGTCGCGCGCGCGGCGTCCGATGCCTGCGGGCTTCCCCTCTACCGTTACCTCGGCGGCGTCGGCGGCCGCACGCTGCCCGTTCCGATGATGAACATCCTCAACGGCGGGGCGCACGCGGACAACAACGTCGACATCCAGGAGTTCATGGTCATGCCCTACGGGGCGAAGAGCTTCTCCGACGCGCTGCGCATGGGCGTCGAGACGTTCCACAACCTCAAGAAGGTGCTCAAGGGCCGGGGACTCAACACCAACGTCGGCGACGAGGGCGGCTTCGCGCCGTCGCTCAAGTCCAACGAGGAGGCGATCGAGGTCATCCTCGAGGCCATCACGGCTGCGGGCTACAAGCCGGGCAAGGAAATCGGCATCGCGCTCGACTGCGCGGCCTCCGAGTTCGGCACGAAGGGCAAATACGTATTCAAGAAGTCGGGCGGCGCCAAGAAGGACGCCGAGGGCATGATCAAGTTCTACGAGTCTCTCGTGCGCCAGTACCCGATCGTCTCGATCGAGGACGGCTTCGGCGAGGACGACTGGAAGGGCTGGAAGATGTTCAAGGACGCCCTGGGAAAGAAGATCCAGATCGTCGGCGACGACATCTTCGTGACCAACCCGTCGATCCTCAAGAAGGGGATCGAGGCCGATGTCGCCAACTCCATCCTCATCAAGCTGAACCAGGTCGGCACCGTGACCGAGACGATCGACGCGGTCGAGATGGCCAAGCGCGCCGGCTGGACCGCCGTCGTGTCGCACCGGTCGGGCGAGAGCGAGGACAGCACCATCGCCGACCTCGTCGTCGGGCTCTCCACCGGCCAGATCAAGACCGGCTCCGCCTCCCGCACGGACCGGATCGCGAAATACAACCAGCTTCTGCGCATCGAGGAGGAGCTGGGCGCCACCGCGCGCTTCGACGGCAGGGAAGTGTTCTATAATCTCTGA
- a CDS encoding HU family DNA-binding protein, which yields MTKADLVTFISEEAGIKKNEAEKALGAFLSAVEKTLKKGEKLALTGFGTFSVSERKARTGRNPQTGAAIKIAAAKLPKFTAGKGLKEAIGGKKKKK from the coding sequence ATGACGAAAGCGGATCTGGTCACGTTCATCTCGGAAGAGGCCGGCATCAAGAAGAACGAAGCCGAAAAGGCGCTCGGCGCTTTTCTCTCGGCGGTCGAAAAGACGCTGAAGAAGGGCGAGAAGCTGGCGCTGACGGGCTTCGGCACCTTTTCCGTGAGCGAGCGCAAGGCGCGTACGGGCCGCAACCCCCAGACCGGCGCTGCCATCAAGATCGCGGCCGCCAAGCTCCCCAAGTTCACCGCGGGCAAGGGCCTCAAGGAAGCGATCGGCGGCAAGAAGAAGAAGAAGTAA
- a CDS encoding rhomboid family intramembrane serine protease, whose protein sequence is MIPYRFLLRWSEDLGELSTPFTAMFMHAGWLHLIGNMLYLHIFGDNVEDRLGRFRFLVFFLACGYLSFLVQIVLSPQSMIPTLGASGAVAGVLGAYVFLYPRARVIAVVPLLFFFPLIELPAYVFIGIWFLLQFLSGAASIGTGAALTGGTAWWAHVGGFIAGIALLNVFKKS, encoded by the coding sequence GTGATCCCGTATCGCTTCCTGCTTCGCTGGAGCGAGGACCTCGGGGAACTTTCGACCCCCTTCACCGCGATGTTCATGCACGCGGGATGGCTCCACCTGATCGGCAACATGCTCTACCTGCACATTTTCGGCGATAATGTCGAAGATCGTCTCGGCCGCTTCCGCTTCCTCGTTTTCTTCCTCGCCTGCGGCTACTTGTCTTTCCTCGTCCAGATCGTGCTTTCGCCGCAGTCGATGATTCCCACGCTCGGCGCCTCGGGCGCCGTCGCCGGCGTGCTCGGGGCGTACGTTTTCCTCTACCCGCGAGCCCGCGTGATCGCGGTGGTCCCGCTGCTGTTTTTCTTTCCGCTGATCGAGCTGCCCGCGTATGTCTTCATCGGAATCTGGTTCCTGCTCCAGTTCCTGAGCGGGGCGGCCTCGATTGGGACGGGCGCGGCGCTGACGGGGGGCACCGCCTGGTGGGCGCACGTGGGCGGTTTCATCGCCGGCATCGCCCTGCTGAACGTCTTTAAAAAATCTTGA
- a CDS encoding TonB family protein: MPRSRLLSVCIAVSLALHIAATVVFLLLPQGKRPHPDFVPVELADMPRATDFLKPEPGAVQGAPPPPAPVPPSTAPRPPAPAPPPRASTPKAAPTPSAPKAAAPAGAPKGAPSATTSAPVAPEPPPQAQEKPAAGAASEKATPAAAEPVPSRGPAGNSPTPPRAAPKALKELLPRLGALVRAPGEPGGRREKPNKGSAVGTESKPKEKGLITEESGGGVHLSSLDSDDVQLLTYYDSLRFRLEQRWNPYEALSSIREGRQETFVEFTILRDGSLTNLKLVKSSGSRAMDDSVLRAIRSAAPFNKLPSYYPKPSLTIYLTGTISVEKGINLYR, from the coding sequence ATGCCCCGCAGTCGCCTGCTTTCCGTCTGCATTGCCGTATCGCTCGCCCTGCATATCGCAGCGACGGTCGTCTTCCTGCTCCTCCCGCAAGGGAAGCGCCCGCATCCCGATTTCGTGCCGGTCGAGCTGGCCGACATGCCGCGCGCCACCGATTTCCTGAAGCCCGAACCCGGGGCCGTGCAAGGCGCCCCCCCGCCCCCCGCGCCGGTTCCGCCGTCCACGGCGCCGAGGCCGCCGGCCCCTGCGCCTCCGCCGCGCGCAAGCACCCCGAAGGCCGCCCCGACCCCGAGCGCGCCGAAAGCCGCAGCCCCTGCGGGCGCCCCGAAAGGCGCGCCGTCCGCGACGACTTCGGCACCCGTCGCGCCCGAGCCGCCACCGCAAGCTCAGGAAAAGCCTGCGGCGGGCGCCGCCTCCGAAAAAGCAACGCCTGCTGCGGCCGAACCGGTCCCGTCGCGTGGCCCCGCCGGAAATTCTCCGACGCCGCCTCGCGCCGCGCCGAAGGCGCTCAAGGAACTATTGCCGAGGCTCGGGGCGCTGGTGCGCGCGCCCGGAGAGCCGGGCGGCCGGAGGGAGAAGCCGAACAAGGGAAGTGCGGTCGGCACCGAGTCGAAACCGAAGGAGAAGGGACTGATCACCGAGGAGAGCGGCGGCGGGGTCCATCTGTCTTCCCTCGACTCCGACGATGTCCAGCTATTGACGTACTACGATTCGCTGCGTTTTCGCCTGGAGCAGAGGTGGAACCCATATGAGGCGTTGTCGTCGATCCGGGAAGGTCGACAGGAGACGTTCGTGGAATTCACCATCCTGAGAGACGGATCGCTCACCAATCTCAAGCTGGTCAAGAGTTCGGGCTCGAGAGCGATGGACGATTCCGTGCTGCGCGCGATCCGGAGCGCCGCGCCCTTCAACAAGCTGCCCTCTTACTATCCGAAGCCGTCACTGACGATCTACCTGACAGGAACCATCTCGGTGGAAAAAGGGATCAATCTCTATCGGTAG
- the gcvH gene encoding glycine cleavage system protein GcvH, with product MERVPVPAERRYSPSHSWVVSEEAGNVRVGITHIAAGYLGDALYLEMPAAGIEVRAGEPVGLIESSWSVFEVVSPVSGFVVEVNPAVIESPERATSDPYGEGWLLRLRMPDPSDLDALMASEDYGSPEDSGA from the coding sequence ATGGAACGCGTCCCGGTTCCGGCCGAAAGGCGGTATTCCCCGTCCCATAGCTGGGTGGTATCCGAAGAGGCCGGAAATGTCCGGGTGGGGATCACCCACATCGCGGCGGGCTATCTCGGCGACGCGCTCTATCTCGAGATGCCGGCCGCAGGGATCGAGGTGCGGGCGGGAGAGCCGGTCGGCCTGATCGAGTCTTCCTGGTCGGTCTTCGAGGTGGTGTCGCCGGTCTCGGGCTTCGTGGTCGAGGTCAACCCGGCCGTGATCGAATCGCCCGAGCGCGCCACCTCCGACCCGTATGGCGAGGGGTGGCTCCTCCGGTTACGGATGCCCGACCCGTCCGACCTCGACGCCCTCATGGCGTCGGAGGATTACGGATCGCCGGAAGACAGCGGCGCCTGA
- the folD gene encoding bifunctional methylenetetrahydrofolate dehydrogenase/methenyltetrahydrofolate cyclohydrolase FolD, protein MPAQIIDGKAIAASVRAQVAVKVKDFVARTGITPCLTVVLVGEDPASQVYVRNKGKACSEAGILSRQIDLPATVQERELLALVAELNADRSVNGILVQLPLPGPIDEAKVIEAISPEKDVDGFHPMNAGRLFTGGVSCLPCTPYGVMKMLEHEGVALKGKNAVVVGRSNIVGKPMAMLLLAQHATVTICHSRTADLPSVCRSADVLVAAVGRAEMVRGSWIKPGAVVIDVGMNRNAEGKLCGDVAFAEASEVAGKITPVPGGVGPMTIAMLIQNTLEAAERQVAAAKG, encoded by the coding sequence ATGCCCGCACAGATCATCGACGGCAAGGCCATCGCGGCGTCGGTCCGCGCCCAGGTCGCGGTCAAGGTCAAGGATTTCGTCGCCCGAACCGGCATCACCCCCTGCCTCACGGTGGTACTCGTCGGCGAAGACCCCGCCTCCCAGGTCTACGTGCGCAACAAGGGCAAGGCGTGCTCCGAGGCGGGTATCCTGTCGCGGCAGATAGACCTCCCGGCGACCGTCCAGGAGCGGGAGCTGCTCGCGCTGGTCGCCGAGCTCAACGCCGACCGTTCCGTCAACGGCATCCTCGTGCAGCTCCCGCTGCCCGGCCCCATCGACGAGGCCAAGGTGATCGAGGCGATCTCCCCCGAGAAAGACGTCGACGGCTTCCACCCGATGAACGCGGGCCGGCTGTTCACGGGCGGCGTGTCCTGCCTGCCGTGCACGCCGTATGGCGTGATGAAGATGCTCGAGCACGAGGGGGTCGCGCTCAAGGGAAAGAACGCGGTCGTGGTCGGGCGCAGCAACATCGTGGGCAAGCCGATGGCCATGCTGCTGCTCGCGCAGCACGCGACCGTGACGATCTGCCACTCCCGCACGGCCGACCTGCCTTCGGTGTGCCGGAGCGCCGACGTCCTGGTCGCTGCCGTGGGGCGGGCCGAGATGGTCCGCGGCTCCTGGATCAAGCCGGGCGCTGTCGTCATCGATGTCGGGATGAACCGGAACGCGGAAGGGAAGTTGTGCGGCGACGTCGCGTTCGCCGAGGCAAGCGAAGTTGCGGGCAAGATCACTCCGGTGCCGGGCGGCGTGGGTCCCATGACCATCGCGATGCTGATCCAGAACACGCTCGAGGCCGCCGAACGGCAGGTCGCGGCAGCCAAGGGCTGA
- a CDS encoding BCAM0308 family protein — MLSTARFNPASRKNVTRDTDPYMPRKAAPALGVCPGCNAVREGHRWTLDPRKARMLMKEEGVDRHHCPACRKIADGFPFGLVSLEGGFLAFHHDEILCIVRNEEKRAMSTNPMARIMSLTEVGGRVEIATTDEKLAQRIGREVHKACQGDLEYTWSDYTKLLRVRWIRDA; from the coding sequence ATGTTGTCCACTGCCAGGTTCAATCCCGCAAGCCGGAAGAATGTCACCCGCGACACCGACCCCTACATGCCTCGGAAGGCAGCACCTGCCTTGGGCGTCTGCCCAGGCTGCAACGCCGTCAGGGAGGGCCACCGCTGGACCCTCGATCCCCGGAAGGCCCGGATGCTGATGAAGGAGGAAGGCGTGGATCGCCACCACTGCCCTGCCTGCCGGAAGATCGCCGACGGATTCCCCTTCGGCCTGGTCTCCCTCGAGGGCGGCTTCCTGGCATTCCACCACGACGAGATTCTCTGCATCGTCCGGAACGAGGAGAAGCGGGCCATGTCCACCAACCCGATGGCGCGCATCATGTCGCTCACCGAGGTCGGCGGGCGCGTCGAGATCGCGACCACCGACGAGAAGCTGGCGCAGCGGATCGGGCGGGAAGTCCACAAGGCGTGCCAGGGCGATCTCGAGTACACCTGGTCCGACTACACCAAGTTGCTCAGGGTCCGCTGGATCCGGGACGCCTGA
- a CDS encoding 4a-hydroxytetrahydrobiopterin dehydratase has protein sequence MKLEEMICVPCRGGVAPLTAVESEAKIAELPGWTLEDASTRISRTFRFPDFVSALGFARKVGAIAEEQKHHPDIALGWGYCTVSFQTHKIHGLHENDFIMAARVNAAATA, from the coding sequence ATGAAGCTCGAGGAAATGATCTGCGTTCCCTGTCGGGGCGGCGTCGCGCCGCTGACGGCGGTAGAGTCCGAAGCGAAGATCGCGGAACTTCCGGGATGGACGCTCGAGGATGCGTCGACCCGGATCTCCCGGACCTTCCGTTTCCCCGATTTCGTGTCGGCGCTCGGGTTTGCCCGGAAAGTCGGCGCGATCGCGGAGGAGCAGAAGCATCATCCCGACATCGCACTGGGGTGGGGCTACTGCACGGTCTCTTTCCAGACGCACAAGATCCACGGCCTGCATGAGAACGACTTCATCATGGCGGCCAGGGTGAACGCCGCGGCGACTGCCTGA